CAAATAGTATCTTATCATATTCCGTTGTTGATTGTCAACAACTTTTTTGTTTCTTTTTTCGTCAGTTCGTCCGATCAATTCGTAACGAAGCGACATAGAAAACTCGGCTTCTGAAAGCCTTAGTGCACTTGTACTTCATGAATGCAATAATGATATTACCACATTTCACAATGTTATGTCAACAAAATGTTAAGAATCAATATTTTGTTGAATATTGTCATAAAAGCGACTTTTATAATATAACATATTGCATGTATTATCGTCTATAAGAAATTTTTAGTTACATCCTTGAATAAATACAAAGGGATATCTACACAAGACCACCCATTTGAATCGTTGTCGCTGATCAATAAAAGAGACCTATGCCAAATTGCACCTTCTATGGAAATCGTATGAACATTGGGAAAACAAAAACATTTTATGATTTAACAGATATTGAAAATTTGTACTTCGTTACAGATCGATACACTTCATCCTTTTCGAGAATCGTTGATGGAAAAGTAGAATGATGAATAGCATCAGGTAGACCTTGTGTTTCTAAGCACAGCCCAAGATAAGGTTGTGAATTTATTCCACGAATCTTGAATTCGCCAGATAGCTGGTTTGCAGTATATAGAACAACACTAGGCTGATCTGTTTCGATCGTTAAAGACCTTCCGCTTTCCTTATCTTCTAGAATAATTTGAGGATGATGGTTTTTCGTTAATAAAAAAGGATGATCATATCCATTTCCAGCTATAATATTTTGGCGGTCTTTCGATACAACTCCATCGCGAATTTTTCGACCTGTTCTAAAATCAAAAACGGAATTTTCTACAAGCCGGAATTCTCCTGTAGGAATCAATTGCTCATCTAATTCAACAAAGTAATCACTTTTTAAAGTTAGTACATGATCCAAGATATTTCTCTTCATATTACCACTTAAGTTAAAATAAGAATGATTAGTCAGATTAAGTACTGTTTTTTGATCAGATACTCCTACATATATAATCGTGAACTCATTATCATTGTTTAATGTATAAGTTACCTTCATCTTTAGGTTCCCTGGATATCCCTCTTCTTGATCCTTGCTAAGATATCGGAAGATTAGACTAACGGAATCAGCATTTTCCTTTACTTCAGAATCCCAGATTACTTTATCAAAGCCTCGTAAACCTCCATGAAGGTGATTGCCACGATCATTTTTCGCTAAACGATATAATTTGCCATCTAATTCAAACTCTCCATTTTTAATTCTACCTGCATGTCGACCAACTACCGCACCAAAATAAGGCGAATGTTGAAGGTATTCCTCTAGCGTGTCAAAGCCTAAAACCACATTTTCGATCGTTCCATCACGGTCAGGTATCATCATACGAGTAATAATACAGCCATAATCGATACTGGTGACTTCCATACCATGATCATTTATTAATGTATAGGCCGTAATGGTCTGTCCGTCCAACTCCGCAAATTTTTCTTGTACCACTCTCATGCGCAAAACTCCTATCATTGCCTATTTTAATTGTTTAATAAAGCGGCGAAAAGCCTTTAATCCTGCTTCATCTCGTTTAAATACTCCTGCATCTTCCAAAACTCTTAAGAACTTTAATCCTACTTCCTTACGTAGAATTTCTTTGACTGTGTCAGCAGTTATCGACGACCCGTATTTTTTTTGTAGCTCTTTCGCCCATGGTAGATGATACTCTTTCACCTCATGCGATACTCCTAATAAATACTTTTCGATCTCAACCAATTCTGACGCTAAACGTGCAGGAAGTACTGCCAAACCCATTACTTCAATTAACCCAATATTTTCTTTTTTAATATGATGTACATCTTCATGAGGATGAAAAATTCCTAAAGGATACTCCTCACTCGTTCGATTATTCCGTAGAACAAGGTCCATCTCATATTGTTCATTGCGTTTACGGGCAATAGGAGTAATCGTATTGTGTCTTGTTCCATCTGTCTCTGCAATAATATTTGCACTCGGATCACTGTATGTTTTCCATTTATCCAAAATCATATCAGCTGCATCCACTAGTTCATGTCGATCTTTCCCTCGCAAACGGATAACGGACATTGGCCATCGAATAACAGCTGCTTGAATCGATGGATAATCACTTAGCGAAAACGTATAGTCATCCTTCGCCCTTGCCATTGCAAATTCATAGTTTCCACCTTGATAATGATCATGAGATAAAATGGAGCCCCCAACAATGGGAAGATCTGCATTCGATCCTAGAAAATAGTGAGGAAACTTTTCAACAAACTCAAGTAATCTTTCAAATGTTTCACGGTCGATTTTCATATCCCTATGTTCAGCCGATAAAATAATACAGTGTTCATTATAGTAAACATATGGGGAATACTGAAAATACCAAGTTTCATTTGCCAATTGAATAGGTATGATTCGATGGTTGGAACGAGCAGGATGGTTAATTCTCCCTTCATAACCTTCATTCTCAATACAAAGTAAACATTTAGGATAATGAGAAGCTGGAGTTTTCATTTCTCGTTCTCGTGCTATTTGCTTAGGGTCTTTCTCAGGCTTGGATAAGTTAATGGTGATATCTAGTTCCCCATAAGGGGTTCCTGTTACATAATTAATATTTTTAGCGATATTCCTCGTCTGAATATAGTTGCTATCTTTACTTAATTTATAGAAATAATTTGTCGCTTCAACCGGATTCACACTATATTTTTTATAAAATTCCTTATTCACATCTGAAGGTCTCGGTAAAAACACATTCATGATTTTTGCCGATAAGATCTCCCTTTCCGCTGGTAAATCTTCAATGATATTTTTTTGCACCGCAAATTCAACAAGGATATCCAACAGGTCTGGAATGCTCAATTCACTGTTTACAATTACTTGCTCTGGAAAGTCATTCAATACAAGTAAGGACATAATTTGATTTCGGGCATAAATTTTATCTTCTTTATCGATTAAATCAATGGAAAGTGCCTGTTTGACCAACGCCTCGATAGCCGAATAAATTTCCATTTCAACCTCCTCCTATTGATCAAAGCCATTAGGATGTGTTTGATGCCAATTCCATGCATCCGCAATAATTTGATGAATTGATGTTCTTTGAGGATTCCATCCCAGAACTCTTTTTGCTTTTTCTGATGAAGCAATCAATCGACTTGGATCTCCTGGTCTTCTTGGGGCGACTTTCGCCGGAATCGGGTGATGAGTCACTTTTCGAGCAGCCTCAATCATTTCTTTTACTGAATACCCTTGACTACTACCAAGATTGAAAATATCACTTTCCCCACCACTTTGTAAGTAATGAAGAGCAAGAATATGAGCATCGATTAAATCTTCAACATGGATATAATCACGGATCGCCGTTCCATCCTCTGTATCGTAATCATCACCAAAAATAGAGATGTATTCACGTTTGCCTAAAGCAACCTGAAGAATCAACGGAATTAGGTGGGTTTCGGGATGGTGATCTTCGCCAATCTCACCTGTTTGTCTAGCACCAGCTACATTAAAATAGCGTAATGATACATATTTTATCCCAAGTGCAACATCACACCACTTCATCATTTTTTCCATTGCTAATTTTGTTTCGCCATATGTGTTTGTTGGAGCTGGAAGAGCATCTTCCGTGATAGGCATCACTTTTTGTTCTCCGTAGGTCGCTGCACTTGAGGAAAAGACGATATTTTTCACGCCAAATTCGTCCATTACCTCTAATAAAACCTGTGTTCCATAGACATTATTATCAAAATACTTTAAAGGCTTTTCCATTGATTCACCTACGAGAGAATTTGCAGCAAAATGGATAATCCCGTCAATTTTTTCGTTTCCGAATACTTGACGTAAGAATTGTCTGTCGCGAATATCCCCTTCATAAAATTTTGCTTTTGGATGAATCGCTTGTCGATGACCCGTTTGTAGATTATCAACAATTACCACTTCGTAATTTTGATCAATCAACTTATAAACCGCATGCGAACCAATATATCCTGCACCACCAAGTACTAAAATACTCATGACATGACCTCCATCGTTATCTCTTTTGTACCATCGCCAATACTTGCCACGTAGAACGTGGCTTCATAACCAATTACTTCTTTATACTTTTTCCCTACTTTTTGAATAAAAGCCTCAATCTCATCTTTTTCAACAATGGCAATCGCACAGCCACCAAAACCTGCCCCTGTCATTCTGGCACCTAAAGTTCCTCTTTGTTCCCAAGCTGCCTCTACTAAAGTATCCAACTCAATTCCTGTCACTTCATAATCTTCTTTTAAGGATTGATGAGAAGCATTTATTAATTTACCGAATTCTACCAAATTCCCACTTTTTAATTCATGAAGTGCCTTTATCGTTCGTTGATTTTCGTAAACAGCATGCTTGGCTCTTCGTCTTAGAATCTCATCAGAAATCAGGTGTTTGTTTTTCTCAAACTCATCCCCTGATAATTCACCCAATGTCTGAATCGGAAGTACTTTTTGAAGCTGGGAAAGTGCTTGTTCACATTCATTACGACGTTCATTATATTTTGAATCAGACAATTCTCTTCTTTTGTTGGTGTTCATGATAATAATTTGGTGGTTCGTTAGGTTTAGTGGC
The sequence above is a segment of the Tepidibacillus fermentans genome. Coding sequences within it:
- a CDS encoding aldose epimerase family protein — protein: MRVVQEKFAELDGQTITAYTLINDHGMEVTSIDYGCIITRMMIPDRDGTIENVVLGFDTLEEYLQHSPYFGAVVGRHAGRIKNGEFELDGKLYRLAKNDRGNHLHGGLRGFDKVIWDSEVKENADSVSLIFRYLSKDQEEGYPGNLKMKVTYTLNNDNEFTIIYVGVSDQKTVLNLTNHSYFNLSGNMKRNILDHVLTLKSDYFVELDEQLIPTGEFRLVENSVFDFRTGRKIRDGVVSKDRQNIIAGNGYDHPFLLTKNHHPQIILEDKESGRSLTIETDQPSVVLYTANQLSGEFKIRGINSQPYLGLCLETQGLPDAIHHSTFPSTILEKDEVYRSVTKYKFSISVKS
- the galT gene encoding UDP-glucose--hexose-1-phosphate uridylyltransferase, which codes for MEIYSAIEALVKQALSIDLIDKEDKIYARNQIMSLLVLNDFPEQVIVNSELSIPDLLDILVEFAVQKNIIEDLPAEREILSAKIMNVFLPRPSDVNKEFYKKYSVNPVEATNYFYKLSKDSNYIQTRNIAKNINYVTGTPYGELDITINLSKPEKDPKQIAREREMKTPASHYPKCLLCIENEGYEGRINHPARSNHRIIPIQLANETWYFQYSPYVYYNEHCIILSAEHRDMKIDRETFERLLEFVEKFPHYFLGSNADLPIVGGSILSHDHYQGGNYEFAMARAKDDYTFSLSDYPSIQAAVIRWPMSVIRLRGKDRHELVDAADMILDKWKTYSDPSANIIAETDGTRHNTITPIARKRNEQYEMDLVLRNNRTSEEYPLGIFHPHEDVHHIKKENIGLIEVMGLAVLPARLASELVEIEKYLLGVSHEVKEYHLPWAKELQKKYGSSITADTVKEILRKEVGLKFLRVLEDAGVFKRDEAGLKAFRRFIKQLK
- the galE gene encoding UDP-glucose 4-epimerase GalE, coding for MSILVLGGAGYIGSHAVYKLIDQNYEVVIVDNLQTGHRQAIHPKAKFYEGDIRDRQFLRQVFGNEKIDGIIHFAANSLVGESMEKPLKYFDNNVYGTQVLLEVMDEFGVKNIVFSSSAATYGEQKVMPITEDALPAPTNTYGETKLAMEKMMKWCDVALGIKYVSLRYFNVAGARQTGEIGEDHHPETHLIPLILQVALGKREYISIFGDDYDTEDGTAIRDYIHVEDLIDAHILALHYLQSGGESDIFNLGSSQGYSVKEMIEAARKVTHHPIPAKVAPRRPGDPSRLIASSEKAKRVLGWNPQRTSIHQIIADAWNWHQTHPNGFDQ